The following proteins come from a genomic window of Nostoc sp. TCL26-01:
- a CDS encoding MFS transporter — MSIFTPHSSILWRQVWGLAAMLAAIVVSLMIYGMYQSQILSDLGFVQLVAILGIIQGLIGSVMEPLVGGLSDRILRQYGSRLPQITIGVTLAGLLFALIAILLPANLPGGFRWLFLLLMGVWLAAMIAIRGPVVALLIQFAPTQELPIANAIVMTVLGLVGALNPILETVFRQLGKSFSFLMGAIILIVGAILFLKNIPRHTIAALPMPPVPSKSPSIIQRRLIFISLVGIGAGLEINMIFAILIPHLQIEISFLPKAMISAIVLLIAAISAHPWGWWTSRWGAAKSMQLGLGSLVLLMAIALFPINSIMAVFLLISCGIALGLVFTSMVPFALSSVPFHQTGLSTGLYFGGNSAGLTLLLILKHFIGVINLATSLSLAAIAFAISTYCLHCCRGVRE; from the coding sequence ATGTCTATTTTTACGCCACACTCTTCTATTCTCTGGCGGCAGGTGTGGGGGCTTGCTGCCATGTTGGCTGCGATTGTAGTTAGTTTAATGATTTATGGAATGTATCAATCACAAATTCTCTCAGATTTGGGATTTGTGCAATTAGTAGCCATATTAGGGATTATTCAAGGGCTTATTGGTAGTGTAATGGAACCTTTAGTTGGTGGATTGTCCGATCGCATCCTCCGACAATATGGTAGTCGTCTCCCACAAATTACAATTGGTGTAACTTTAGCAGGATTACTTTTTGCGCTCATCGCTATTTTATTGCCAGCAAATTTGCCTGGTGGATTTCGCTGGCTATTTTTACTGTTAATGGGTGTTTGGTTGGCTGCGATGATCGCAATTCGAGGGCCTGTAGTAGCGCTGCTCATCCAATTTGCGCCTACACAAGAATTACCAATTGCTAACGCCATTGTCATGACTGTATTGGGATTGGTGGGAGCTTTAAATCCGATTTTGGAAACAGTATTTCGTCAATTAGGTAAGTCTTTCAGTTTCCTGATGGGAGCAATAATATTAATTGTTGGTGCAATATTGTTTTTAAAAAATATTCCCCGTCATACTATTGCCGCTTTACCTATGCCACCTGTGCCTAGTAAATCTCCATCAATTATTCAGAGAAGATTGATATTTATTAGTTTAGTCGGTATTGGTGCAGGTCTGGAAATTAATATGATATTCGCTATTTTGATCCCACATTTGCAAATAGAAATATCTTTTTTACCCAAAGCAATGATCTCGGCAATTGTGTTGTTAATTGCGGCAATTTCTGCTCATCCTTGGGGATGGTGGACAAGTCGTTGGGGCGCAGCGAAATCTATGCAATTAGGATTAGGTAGTCTGGTTTTATTGATGGCGATCGCACTTTTCCCCATTAACTCTATCATGGCAGTTTTCTTATTAATCAGCTGCGGAATTGCCTTGGGCTTAGTTTTTACTAGTATGGTTCCCTTTGCTTTATCATCCGTACCATTTCATCAAACAGGTTTAAGCACAGGCCTATATTTTGGCGGTAACAGTGCCGGTCTAACTCTTCTCCTCATCCTCAAGCATTTCATAGGTGTAATCAATCTAGCCACTAGCCTCAGCCTAGCAGCGATCGCTTTTGCCATCTCCACATATTGTCTACACTGTTGTAGGGGAGTGAGAGAGTGA
- a CDS encoding GTP-binding protein — MVADVITDSVPVTVLTGYLGAGKTTLLNHILTYEHGKKVAVIVNEFGEVGIDNQLVIDADEEIFEMNNGCICCTVRGDLIRIIGNLMKRRDKFDHLVIETTGLADPAPVIQTFFVDEDMQSQLSLDAVVTVVDAKHIWQHWDADEAQEQIAFADVILLNKTDLVTPAELDELEKRIRSMNAIAKIYRTQNSELTMDALLGVKAFDLSRALEIDPNFLGEDTHEHDDTVFSVALVKDGAIDGEKLNAWLSELLRTKGPDIFRMKGILNIAGEDNRFVFQGVHMIFDGKPDRPWKPSEKRKNELVFIGRNLDETQLQQDFLACIS; from the coding sequence ATGGTGGCTGACGTAATCACAGATTCAGTTCCCGTTACTGTTTTGACTGGCTATTTAGGCGCAGGTAAAACAACCCTACTCAATCACATCCTCACCTACGAACATGGCAAAAAGGTTGCTGTGATTGTCAATGAATTTGGGGAAGTAGGCATTGATAACCAATTAGTTATTGATGCAGATGAAGAAATTTTTGAGATGAATAACGGCTGTATCTGTTGTACAGTGCGCGGTGACTTAATTCGCATCATTGGCAATTTAATGAAGCGACGTGATAAGTTTGACCATTTAGTAATTGAAACTACGGGTTTAGCAGATCCTGCACCGGTGATTCAGACATTCTTTGTCGATGAAGATATGCAGAGTCAACTGTCTTTAGATGCGGTGGTGACAGTGGTGGATGCTAAACATATTTGGCAACATTGGGATGCGGATGAAGCCCAAGAACAGATAGCTTTTGCTGATGTAATTTTACTTAATAAAACTGATTTAGTCACACCAGCCGAATTAGATGAATTAGAAAAGCGGATTCGATCAATGAATGCGATCGCTAAAATTTACCGTACTCAAAATTCCGAATTAACAATGGATGCTTTGTTGGGTGTCAAAGCTTTTGACTTAAGTCGGGCGCTAGAAATCGACCCGAATTTTTTAGGTGAAGATACCCACGAACATGATGATACAGTTTTTTCTGTGGCTTTAGTCAAAGATGGGGCAATTGATGGAGAAAAATTAAACGCTTGGCTATCAGAGTTATTGCGTACCAAAGGTCCAGATATTTTTCGCATGAAAGGGATATTAAATATTGCTGGTGAAGATAACCGCTTTGTCTTTCAAGGGGTACACATGATCTTTGATGGTAAACCAGATCGCCCTTGGAAACCTAGCGAAAAGCGTAAAAACGAACTAGTTTTCATTGGACGTAATCTAGATGAAACTCAGCTTCAGCAAGATTTTCTTGCTTGTATAAGTTAG
- a CDS encoding VWA domain-containing protein yields the protein MLENRDYTLIIDKSGSMATPDQKGGRSRWVAAQESTLALASKCEQFDPDGITIYVFSGRFKRYENVTSAKVGQIFQENDPSGTTDLAAVLKHATDDYFQRKSSGQTKPNGETILVVTDGEPDDRKAVMRVIIETSRRMDRDEELAISFIQVGTDQQATRFLKVLDDELQSAGAKFDICDTITMEDMEDLSLSEVLLNAIND from the coding sequence ATGCTAGAAAATCGGGATTATACTTTGATTATTGACAAAAGTGGCAGTATGGCCACTCCAGATCAGAAGGGTGGTAGAAGTAGATGGGTAGCAGCGCAAGAGTCTACCTTAGCTTTGGCAAGTAAATGTGAACAATTTGATCCAGATGGAATTACTATTTATGTATTTTCTGGAAGATTTAAGCGGTATGAGAATGTTACCTCAGCTAAAGTAGGACAAATTTTCCAGGAGAATGATCCTTCAGGTACTACTGATTTAGCTGCGGTGTTAAAGCACGCAACTGATGATTATTTTCAACGTAAAAGTTCTGGACAAACTAAACCTAATGGGGAAACAATTCTAGTTGTCACTGATGGCGAACCGGACGATCGCAAAGCAGTTATGCGGGTAATAATTGAAACCTCTCGCCGTATGGATAGAGACGAAGAGTTAGCGATTTCTTTTATTCAAGTTGGTACAGACCAACAAGCTACTCGCTTTTTGAAAGTGTTGGATGATGAGTTGCAAAGTGCTGGTGCGAAGTTTGATATTTGCGACACCATTACGATGGAAGATATGGAAGATTTAAGCCTTTCTGAAGTGCTATTGAATGCGATTAATGATTAG
- a CDS encoding metal ABC transporter solute-binding protein, Zn/Mn family, translating into MILIIPNKLPSNNSLQIILIIFMLGFLGCKNQPTNKSFTQTSSIVNENLPQVVATTSILCDLTRQIAENTINLICLISPEQNPQTYQPKTTDTQAINQAKLIFYNGYNLEPELIKIIKATKNSAPKVAVSQIAVTQPKRFSVNGRSIINPYIWHNPQNAIKMVEVINTNLQKLDSTNATVYSKNTRQIKSEITQLDSWIKSRIATIPKDKRKVVTTYNAIDYYTKAYNIPTASIGTEVQATDKRLKNLVEYIQESNIPTIFADVTDTSKLIEPIATAAEVKLSERQLYTKSLGASDSEANTYQNMMVANTRTIVEGLGGTYLIFQPNTQQ; encoded by the coding sequence ATGATATTAATTATACCAAATAAATTACCATCAAATAATTCCTTACAAATTATCCTGATTATTTTCATGCTGGGATTCCTGGGGTGCAAAAATCAACCTACCAATAAATCTTTTACTCAGACTTCTAGCATAGTTAATGAAAACCTGCCCCAAGTGGTAGCTACAACCAGCATCCTGTGTGACTTAACCAGACAGATTGCGGAAAATACAATTAATCTCATATGTTTGATTTCTCCTGAGCAAAATCCTCAAACTTATCAACCAAAAACTACAGACACTCAAGCTATTAACCAAGCTAAATTAATTTTCTATAACGGCTATAATTTAGAACCAGAACTCATCAAAATCATCAAAGCAACAAAAAACTCTGCTCCTAAAGTAGCTGTCAGTCAAATAGCAGTTACCCAACCCAAAAGATTTTCTGTAAATGGTCGTTCAATTATTAATCCCTACATTTGGCATAATCCTCAAAATGCCATCAAAATGGTAGAAGTTATTAATACTAATCTCCAGAAATTAGACTCGACTAACGCCACAGTTTATAGTAAAAATACTAGACAAATTAAAAGTGAAATCACTCAACTCGATAGTTGGATTAAATCTAGAATTGCTACCATTCCCAAAGACAAGCGTAAAGTAGTCACAACATACAATGCCATTGATTATTATACCAAAGCATATAATATTCCCACAGCTAGTATTGGCACTGAAGTACAAGCGACAGATAAAAGGTTAAAAAACTTAGTTGAATATATTCAAGAATCAAATATCCCCACAATTTTTGCCGACGTAACAGATACTTCTAAGTTAATTGAACCAATCGCTACAGCCGCAGAAGTAAAATTATCAGAACGCCAACTGTATACTAAAAGTCTGGGAGCATCAGATAGCGAGGCTAACACTTATCAAAATATGATGGTTGCTAACACACGCACAATTGTCGAAGGCTTGGGAGGAACATATTTAATATTTCAACCCAATACTCAACAGTAA
- a CDS encoding bifunctional orotidine-5'-phosphate decarboxylase/orotate phosphoribosyltransferase, whose product MSFFDKLHTSISQNNSLLFVGLDPNPEMMPEDFQSQDIITGLWDWLQFIIQETADFVCAYKPTLRFYEVLGIPGLELLDKTLAAIPPHIPIILDAKHGDLNTSTIFARTVFAQWGVDAVTLSPYMGQDNVAPFLVYPDKTVFILCCTSNPGAEFLQQYPHQESPLYLQVVKESKNWGTPEQLALEVGTTNPEILAQIRQVAPERIIMARSIWAEGGNLTQLLEVGLNDNGDGLLIPVPQDILAKQNLSAEIQSLRQEINQVRDRVILDGSTCPVWLPDIFAVNKHPLHDLILQLYDIDCIMFGNFVQASGAVFPYYIDLRKIISNPQVFNQVLSAYEEVLKNLSFDRLAGIPYGSLPTATGLALRLNCPMIFPRKEVKAHGTRRIIEGNFQPGETVAVIDDILISGKSVMEGAKKLESAGLNVHDIVVFIDHEQGVKDKLLENGYHGHAILTLSEITTVLHQAGRINDDQFSAFNAE is encoded by the coding sequence ATGAGCTTTTTTGATAAACTGCATACCAGCATCTCCCAAAATAATAGTTTACTCTTTGTCGGACTTGACCCCAATCCAGAGATGATGCCTGAAGATTTTCAATCTCAGGATATAATTACCGGATTATGGGATTGGTTACAATTTATTATTCAGGAAACGGCTGATTTTGTTTGTGCATATAAGCCAACTTTACGATTTTATGAAGTGTTGGGTATTCCAGGTTTAGAATTATTAGATAAAACTTTAGCCGCTATTCCTCCACATATCCCCATTATCTTAGATGCTAAACATGGTGATTTAAATACTAGTACTATTTTTGCACGGACTGTATTTGCTCAATGGGGGGTTGATGCAGTTACTCTCAGTCCTTATATGGGGCAGGATAATGTTGCACCATTTTTAGTTTATCCTGATAAAACAGTCTTTATTTTGTGTTGTACTTCTAACCCAGGTGCAGAGTTTTTACAACAATACCCCCATCAAGAATCACCTCTTTATTTACAAGTTGTTAAAGAGTCAAAAAATTGGGGAACTCCAGAACAATTAGCTTTAGAAGTGGGAACAACTAACCCAGAGATTTTGGCACAAATTCGCCAGGTTGCGCCAGAAAGGATAATCATGGCACGAAGTATTTGGGCAGAAGGTGGTAATTTAACTCAGCTTTTAGAAGTTGGATTAAATGACAATGGTGATGGGTTATTGATTCCTGTTCCTCAAGATATATTAGCCAAGCAAAACTTATCTGCGGAAATACAATCTTTACGCCAAGAAATTAATCAGGTAAGAGATAGAGTAATTCTTGATGGTTCTACCTGTCCTGTCTGGTTACCTGATATTTTTGCTGTGAATAAACATCCTCTACACGATTTAATTTTACAGCTTTATGATATTGATTGTATTATGTTTGGTAATTTTGTCCAAGCATCAGGAGCAGTATTTCCCTATTATATTGACTTACGCAAAATTATTTCCAATCCCCAAGTTTTTAATCAAGTTCTCAGTGCCTATGAAGAGGTTTTAAAAAACCTATCTTTTGATAGATTAGCAGGTATTCCTTACGGTTCATTGCCAACTGCTACAGGTTTAGCTTTAAGGCTTAATTGTCCGATGATTTTTCCGCGCAAAGAAGTCAAAGCACATGGCACTCGAAGGATAATTGAAGGAAATTTTCAGCCTGGGGAAACAGTGGCAGTAATTGATGATATTCTCATCAGTGGTAAGAGTGTCATGGAGGGGGCAAAAAAGTTAGAGTCAGCCGGGTTAAATGTTCATGATATTGTGGTGTTTATTGACCACGAACAAGGAGTTAAAGATAAATTACTGGAAAACGGTTATCACGGTCATGCAATTCTAACTCTCTCAGAGATTACAACTGTTTTACACCAAGCAGGGCGGATTAATGATGACCAATTTTCAGCTTTTAATGCTGAATAA
- a CDS encoding WD40 repeat domain-containing protein codes for MNSTTKKNKEFAPVYSGMLADYVTAIAWSPQGQTLAATSAAGEVVLWQDGNLTTLQTGDGQSVDCVAFSPDGKFLAVGGQDGRVKIWREQELIITLENTPAWVDKLAWSHAGNQLAFSLGRKVQVWDADQGEVVVTLNFADSSALGIDWRCDGKYLAIGGNKGVKIWHAQNWDEEPYILDMPTVSVAMAWSPDGKFLASGNMDRSVSVLEWDNPDPWVMRGFPGKIRQLAWSEPKTQLGAPILASSSVEGIVVWEKLADENLGWEARVLANHVGIVNAIAFAPNSFLLASAAADGWLCLWNQAKEVSQILTGVKDGFSTLAWHPQGKLIAAGGDQGELMIWSKVLRGQGFGRT; via the coding sequence ATGAACTCTACAACTAAGAAAAACAAAGAATTTGCACCAGTCTATTCAGGGATGCTGGCAGATTATGTTACAGCGATCGCCTGGTCACCACAAGGGCAAACTTTAGCAGCAACTTCGGCGGCTGGGGAAGTGGTATTGTGGCAGGATGGCAATTTAACCACGCTGCAAACTGGTGATGGTCAATCGGTAGACTGCGTTGCATTCTCACCTGATGGCAAGTTTTTAGCTGTGGGTGGACAAGATGGACGAGTAAAAATTTGGCGAGAACAAGAATTAATTATTACTTTAGAAAACACACCCGCTTGGGTAGATAAACTAGCTTGGAGTCATGCTGGGAATCAGCTAGCTTTTAGTTTAGGGCGTAAAGTCCAAGTTTGGGATGCTGATCAGGGTGAGGTTGTTGTCACCTTAAATTTTGCTGACTCCTCTGCATTGGGGATTGATTGGCGTTGTGATGGTAAGTATCTGGCGATTGGTGGGAATAAAGGCGTAAAAATTTGGCATGCGCAAAACTGGGATGAAGAACCGTATATTCTAGATATGCCTACAGTTAGTGTTGCTATGGCTTGGTCACCGGATGGTAAATTCTTAGCCTCTGGCAATATGGATCGTAGTGTCAGCGTTTTAGAATGGGATAATCCTGACCCTTGGGTAATGCGTGGCTTTCCTGGTAAGATTCGGCAATTGGCGTGGTCAGAACCTAAAACTCAACTAGGTGCGCCCATACTTGCATCTTCTAGTGTTGAGGGTATTGTAGTGTGGGAAAAATTAGCGGATGAGAACTTGGGTTGGGAAGCACGAGTTTTAGCTAATCATGTGGGTATTGTAAATGCGATCGCTTTTGCACCCAATAGTTTTTTACTCGCCTCAGCTGCGGCTGATGGTTGGTTGTGCTTATGGAATCAAGCTAAGGAAGTCTCGCAAATTCTCACAGGTGTTAAAGATGGATTCTCTACTTTAGCTTGGCATCCCCAAGGTAAACTTATAGCTGCTGGTGGTGATCAAGGCGAATTAATGATTTGGTCAAAAGTTTTGCGGGGTCAAGGATTTGGTCGTACTTAA
- a CDS encoding AI-2E family transporter: protein MNFSLNQLLKWLILTLLFPLVCLNGWLIFHFFQYFKPLVTIFVLATLLAFILNYPVSLLQKRGVKRSYGVGIVFVSTAVILIAAGITLLPVALEQFHEIVKVLPQWVDSSQEELQTLNDWAFGQNLKLNVGQVLTRVIDKLPDELEYFSNRILSIIIDTIDSISEAIVTVVITFYLLLDGPRIWESIFKKLPWSSAQQFNEAIQRNFQNYLIGQGTLALLMGISQTLLFLAFQVQFGLLFGLGVGFLSLVPFGDVVSLIVITVIVATHDFWLAIKILAVAILIDQIIDQAIAPRLLGSFTGLRPIWVLVSLLVGTYIGGLLGLLIAVPVAGLIKETVDGFASASTGIDNTLATEAITEVLKPKPTSS from the coding sequence ATGAATTTCTCACTCAATCAATTACTTAAATGGTTAATTTTAACCCTGTTGTTTCCTTTAGTTTGTTTAAACGGATGGCTAATTTTTCATTTTTTCCAGTATTTTAAACCGTTGGTGACAATTTTTGTCTTGGCAACATTGCTGGCATTTATTTTAAATTATCCTGTTTCCTTACTCCAGAAAAGAGGAGTGAAGCGTAGTTATGGAGTAGGAATAGTATTTGTTTCTACGGCTGTAATTTTAATCGCTGCCGGGATCACATTATTACCTGTAGCATTAGAACAATTCCATGAAATAGTTAAAGTGTTGCCTCAATGGGTTGATTCTAGTCAAGAAGAGTTGCAAACTCTAAATGATTGGGCATTTGGTCAAAACTTAAAACTGAATGTCGGTCAAGTATTAACAAGAGTAATTGATAAATTACCAGATGAGTTGGAATATTTTTCTAATAGGATTTTAAGCATTATTATTGATACTATCGATAGTATTTCCGAAGCTATTGTCACGGTTGTCATAACTTTTTATCTTTTATTAGATGGCCCAAGAATTTGGGAAAGTATTTTTAAAAAGTTACCTTGGTCTTCAGCGCAGCAATTCAATGAAGCTATTCAAAGAAATTTTCAAAATTACTTGATTGGTCAAGGTACTTTGGCTTTACTGATGGGAATTTCCCAAACTTTACTATTTTTAGCTTTTCAAGTGCAGTTTGGCTTACTCTTTGGTTTAGGAGTTGGTTTTTTAAGTTTAGTACCTTTTGGTGATGTTGTTAGTTTAATTGTCATCACTGTGATTGTGGCAACACATGACTTTTGGTTAGCGATCAAAATTTTGGCAGTGGCTATCTTAATTGATCAAATAATTGATCAGGCGATCGCACCCCGTCTTTTAGGTAGTTTTACTGGACTTAGACCAATCTGGGTGTTAGTTTCTTTGCTGGTAGGAACTTATATCGGTGGCTTGTTAGGGTTGCTGATTGCTGTCCCTGTTGCTGGTTTAATTAAAGAAACAGTAGATGGTTTTGCGTCCGCTTCTACTGGTATCGATAACACTTTAGCAACTGAAGCAATCACAGAAGTATTAAAACCCAAACCCACCTCATCCTGA
- a CDS encoding glycosyltransferase family 4 protein codes for MKILFLDQSGKPGGAELCLIDIAKPYRDRSLVCLFADGSFKTLLQQHQIPVEVLTHQSIAVRKHSSLFQAFSSLGQLTPLIAKVVQKAMAYDVIYANTQKALVVGAIASLIARRPLVYHLHDILSSEHFSQTNLRVAINLANRCAALVIANSHASQQAFIQAGGRPELTRVIYNGFDPKLYQTCASDITKLRQHLGLEGKFVVGQFSRLSPWKGQHILIDAIAQCPEKVTVMLVGDALFGEQDYVKQLHQQITQLNLQHRVKFLGFRSDIPQLMTACNLVAHTSIAPEPFGRVIVEAMLCGKPVVAAKAGGAVELVEHGVNGFLTTPQAPQELAQIINSCLQETAKTTTLANHARDMASQRFDVTIINQQIAQLLSSKFESNYC; via the coding sequence ATGAAAATCTTATTTTTAGACCAAAGTGGTAAACCAGGCGGGGCAGAATTATGTTTAATTGATATTGCTAAACCTTACCGCGATCGCTCTTTGGTATGCTTGTTTGCAGATGGCTCATTTAAAACTTTATTACAGCAGCATCAGATCCCTGTTGAAGTTCTCACACATCAGTCCATTGCAGTCCGTAAACACAGCAGTTTATTTCAAGCCTTTAGTAGCTTGGGACAACTGACTCCACTCATAGCTAAAGTCGTGCAAAAAGCTATGGCATATGATGTAATCTACGCTAATACACAAAAAGCTTTAGTTGTGGGTGCGATCGCTAGCTTAATTGCTCGTCGTCCTTTAGTTTATCATTTACACGATATTCTTTCTTCGGAACACTTTAGCCAAACTAACCTCCGGGTTGCTATTAACTTAGCTAATCGTTGTGCTGCACTCGTTATAGCTAATTCTCACGCTAGCCAACAAGCTTTTATTCAAGCTGGCGGACGACCAGAATTAACTAGAGTTATTTATAATGGATTTGATCCCAAACTCTATCAAACTTGTGCATCAGACATTACCAAATTACGACAACATTTAGGACTAGAAGGTAAATTTGTCGTTGGACAATTTAGCCGACTTTCACCTTGGAAGGGACAGCATATTCTCATCGATGCTATTGCCCAATGTCCAGAAAAAGTAACGGTAATGTTAGTTGGTGATGCACTGTTTGGAGAACAAGATTATGTCAAACAATTACACCAGCAAATTACTCAATTAAATCTCCAACACCGGGTAAAATTCTTAGGCTTTCGTAGCGATATTCCCCAGTTAATGACAGCTTGTAATTTAGTAGCTCATACTTCCATTGCACCAGAACCTTTTGGTAGAGTAATTGTGGAAGCAATGCTGTGTGGTAAACCTGTCGTTGCAGCTAAAGCCGGTGGTGCAGTCGAATTAGTTGAACACGGTGTTAATGGTTTTTTAACCACGCCACAAGCACCCCAGGAACTAGCACAAATTATTAATAGCTGTCTTCAAGAAACAGCAAAAACTACGACTTTAGCCAATCATGCTAGAGATATGGCTAGTCAGCGTTTTGATGTGACAATTATCAATCAGCAAATTGCTCAATTATTGTCTAGTAAATTTGAGAGTAATTACTGTTGA
- a CDS encoding ferritin-like domain-containing protein, with the protein MDNDLLLPPSRRSASTSRRRLVIGSAIAGVSAALGFSHLTAEARQPKSQSHNANDAKILNNALYYEHQAIWAYGVAAGKLSDTNVGQAVKALALRNQADHMAHRDKLAEVVRKLGANPVKAEKSYDLSYYIQRGEGNLDSDVNIAKLALALETDAAIAYTGEIARLKNPDLITAGASIGADEAAHATAIRAAFVSLGVQIEYVPASFVSTSTRSMWVLKV; encoded by the coding sequence ATGGATAACGATTTACTGTTACCTCCATCTCGGCGTTCTGCATCGACTTCTCGCCGTCGTCTGGTGATTGGTAGTGCGATCGCTGGTGTTTCCGCAGCTTTGGGTTTTTCTCACCTGACGGCTGAAGCTAGACAACCCAAGTCTCAATCTCACAATGCTAATGATGCCAAAATTCTGAATAACGCTCTTTATTATGAGCATCAAGCAATCTGGGCTTATGGTGTCGCTGCCGGTAAATTAAGTGATACAAATGTTGGTCAGGCTGTGAAAGCTTTAGCACTAAGAAACCAAGCCGATCATATGGCTCACCGAGATAAGTTAGCAGAGGTGGTGCGTAAATTAGGCGCAAATCCGGTGAAAGCTGAGAAAAGTTATGATTTGTCCTATTATATTCAACGGGGTGAAGGCAATCTCGATTCAGATGTGAATATTGCCAAGCTGGCTTTAGCCCTAGAAACTGATGCAGCGATCGCCTATACAGGAGAAATTGCTCGTCTAAAAAATCCAGATTTAATCACGGCTGGCGCTAGTATTGGTGCTGATGAAGCGGCCCACGCAACCGCTATTCGTGCAGCTTTTGTCTCTTTGGGTGTGCAAATTGAATATGTTCCAGCCTCTTTTGTTAGCACCAGCACTCGTTCTATGTGGGTATTGAAAGTGTAG
- a CDS encoding molybdopterin-dependent oxidoreductase, giving the protein MGLIHVNRSQLTRRRFFQLSGMSGMSLLLGGCGTPVFEDLVGTVSQPLNQSLETLIFNPQKLTPEFSPDEIQPAALIVNTFRSTPIIDVDKYRLIVDGEVNQPLNLSMAEIQNLPLKSMIIRHVCVEGWAAIVQWGGVQLREIIALAQPKANVKYAYFKSADGYYESWDIASSLHPQTLLAYQKNGEPLPIDNGAPLRLASPIKLGYKQSKWVVQITLASQLSIFKGYWEDQGYEWFAGL; this is encoded by the coding sequence ATGGGGTTGATTCATGTTAATCGTTCGCAATTGACACGGCGCAGATTTTTTCAACTATCTGGGATGTCTGGTATGAGTTTGCTACTGGGGGGTTGTGGTACACCAGTGTTTGAGGATTTAGTGGGGACAGTTTCTCAACCACTAAATCAAAGCTTAGAAACATTAATATTTAATCCACAGAAGTTAACACCAGAATTTTCACCTGATGAAATTCAACCAGCAGCTTTAATCGTAAATACCTTTCGTTCTACACCTATTATTGATGTAGATAAATATCGTTTAATCGTAGATGGAGAAGTTAATCAGCCTTTAAATCTCAGCATGGCAGAAATTCAAAACTTACCCTTAAAATCAATGATTATTCGCCATGTTTGTGTAGAAGGTTGGGCAGCGATCGTGCAATGGGGTGGTGTACAACTCAGAGAAATTATTGCCTTAGCTCAACCAAAAGCTAATGTTAAATACGCATATTTTAAATCAGCAGATGGTTATTATGAAAGTTGGGATATTGCCTCATCTCTACATCCACAAACCCTATTAGCTTATCAAAAAAATGGTGAACCTTTGCCCATAGATAATGGTGCGCCATTGCGTTTAGCTTCGCCAATTAAACTGGGTTATAAGCAGAGTAAGTGGGTAGTTCAGATTACATTAGCAAGTCAACTATCAATATTCAAAGGCTATTGGGAAGATCAAGGTTATGAGTGGTTTGCCGGTTTGTAA
- a CDS encoding cytochrome b/b6 domain-containing protein yields the protein MTATIPPKTPKIPTQAIGAKIFHSINIISLFLMLTSGLQIYNANPVFGGREGLHIPPIFTLGGWLAGGRHWHFATMWLFSLNLLWYGFYILITRRWRHRFVGANDIKALQKSHNSQRLVYAWHRIVYTSIIPILLLALLTGIGMYKPAQFPWIVEMFGDWQGLRIIHFTSVPMVIIFAIAHFLLGRKAGGEKLIESMFW from the coding sequence ATGACTGCAACTATTCCTCCCAAAACCCCCAAAATCCCTACCCAAGCGATAGGCGCTAAAATTTTTCACTCAATAAATATTATTAGTTTGTTCCTCATGCTAACTAGTGGATTACAAATTTATAACGCTAATCCCGTTTTTGGTGGACGCGAAGGGTTACATATTCCGCCTATATTTACGTTAGGCGGTTGGTTAGCAGGTGGTAGACACTGGCATTTTGCTACCATGTGGTTATTTTCTTTAAATCTTTTGTGGTATGGATTTTATATTTTAATCACTCGCCGTTGGCGACATCGATTTGTTGGTGCTAATGACATTAAAGCATTGCAAAAAAGTCACAATTCGCAACGTTTAGTTTATGCTTGGCATCGTATTGTTTATACATCGATCATTCCTATTTTGTTGCTAGCATTGCTAACGGGCATAGGTATGTATAAACCTGCTCAATTTCCCTGGATTGTGGAGATGTTTGGTGATTGGCAAGGACTGAGAATTATTCATTTTACCTCAGTGCCGATGGTGATAATTTTTGCGATCGCTCACTTTTTACTAGGACGCAAAGCTGGGGGTGAGAAACTTATAGAGTCGATGTTTTGGTAA